In Streptomyces sp. SN-593, a single genomic region encodes these proteins:
- a CDS encoding dienelactone hydrolase family protein: protein MPAKTLRVPTPDGQADAFAAFPDDGERHPWVLLYTDLFGVRPVLEERARELAERGYYVLVPNLFYRHGPAPVTELPAYIGEDVRPAIVDRLLPLVQEHTTDRVLRDADAYVGFLTAQAEVSAGPGAVVGYCVGAPLALRTAAAHPDQVAALAGFHPGFMVVNGPDSPHRLIPRLAARVHLGLSEGGDMAPAAAAELDRALDAAGVDYTMEVYPDTIHGFTMSDTDAFSPTGLERHWDRLLSLLDTALAHG, encoded by the coding sequence ATGCCCGCCAAGACGCTGCGCGTTCCCACCCCGGACGGCCAGGCCGACGCCTTCGCCGCCTTCCCCGACGACGGCGAGCGGCACCCCTGGGTGCTGCTCTACACGGACCTCTTCGGGGTGCGGCCGGTGCTGGAGGAAAGGGCCCGCGAACTGGCCGAGCGCGGCTACTACGTGCTCGTCCCCAACCTCTTCTACCGGCACGGCCCGGCACCGGTGACCGAACTGCCCGCGTACATCGGGGAGGACGTGCGGCCGGCGATCGTCGACCGGCTGCTGCCCCTCGTCCAGGAGCACACCACCGACAGGGTCCTGCGGGACGCCGACGCCTACGTCGGCTTCCTCACCGCGCAGGCCGAGGTCAGCGCCGGACCGGGCGCCGTGGTCGGCTACTGCGTGGGCGCGCCCCTGGCGCTGCGCACCGCGGCGGCCCACCCCGACCAGGTGGCCGCCCTCGCCGGGTTCCACCCCGGCTTCATGGTGGTGAACGGGCCCGACAGCCCGCACCGCCTCATCCCCCGACTCGCCGCACGCGTCCACCTCGGGCTGTCCGAGGGCGGCGACATGGCGCCCGCGGCGGCCGCCGAACTCGATCGGGCGCTGGACGCCGCCGGGGTCGACTACACGATGGAGGTCTATCCCGACACCATCCACGGCTTCACCATGTCCGACACCGACGCCTTCAGCCCCACCGGACTTGAGCGCCACTGGGACCGCCTGCTGTCCCTCCTCGACACAGCCCTGGCTCACGGCTGA
- a CDS encoding response regulator transcription factor, whose product MRLLLVEDDTEAAEVLTRDLRRHGYEVQAVGEGYDAMSASKEADLVVLNLDLRDLDGLEITRRLRDHCDVPIIAVSKRDTEMDRVIGLQAGLDDYLGKPYGFSELLARIQAVMRRAHARPTAAVVTRGPLQVNLSTREVTLHGRAVELTRKEFDLLALLASKPDAIFSRRQLMSEVWDDDWSEASRTIDTHVSSLRGKLGGYSWIRTVRGVGFRFGHG is encoded by the coding sequence GTGCGCCTGCTATTGGTTGAGGACGACACGGAAGCGGCCGAGGTCCTTACTCGCGACCTGCGTCGACATGGATACGAGGTGCAGGCCGTCGGCGAAGGGTACGACGCGATGTCGGCGTCGAAGGAGGCGGATCTCGTGGTGCTCAACCTCGACCTGCGCGATCTCGACGGGCTGGAGATCACCCGGCGCCTCCGGGACCACTGCGACGTGCCGATCATCGCCGTGAGCAAGCGCGACACCGAGATGGACCGCGTCATCGGGCTCCAGGCCGGGCTGGACGACTACCTGGGCAAGCCCTACGGCTTCTCGGAGCTGCTGGCGCGCATCCAGGCCGTGATGCGCCGCGCGCACGCCAGGCCGACCGCGGCCGTCGTCACCCGCGGCCCGTTGCAGGTCAACCTCTCCACCCGGGAGGTCACGCTGCACGGCCGGGCGGTGGAACTCACCCGCAAGGAGTTCGACCTGCTCGCCCTGCTGGCGTCGAAGCCGGACGCCATCTTCTCGCGCCGGCAGCTCATGTCGGAGGTGTGGGACGACGACTGGTCCGAGGCGAGCCGCACCATAGACACGCACGTGAGCTCCCTCCGGGGGAAGCTCGGCGGCTACTCGTGGATCCGCACGGTGCGCGGGGTCGGCTTCCGCTTCGGCCACGGGTGA
- a CDS encoding isocitrate lyase/PEP mutase family protein: MKYGSKLREDIAAPGTTPLIGVYDMYSASLAAEHFDGMFVSGFGFAASYYGLPDIGFIAWPDMVAFVQRLRGAFPRHHLLVDIDDGYVDPEVACHVVEGLERIGASGVILEDQKRPRRCGHADGKQVLPLEEYLEKLEMVLATRRDLVVVARTDATEEEDILLRAERLAATDADVVLVDGVRSVEWMRRIRAAVGDKPLLFNQIAGGKSPRLSLGELTELGMDVAIYSTPCLFAAHAAMESALLELKATDGRLPAVDPAQGIGVAASTRLLERNIARHHPEPETVGA, translated from the coding sequence TTGAAGTACGGAAGCAAACTGCGCGAGGACATCGCCGCGCCGGGCACCACACCCCTGATCGGCGTCTACGACATGTACTCGGCGTCGCTGGCCGCGGAGCACTTCGACGGCATGTTCGTCTCGGGCTTCGGGTTCGCCGCGTCGTACTACGGGCTGCCCGACATCGGGTTCATCGCCTGGCCGGACATGGTGGCCTTCGTGCAGCGGCTGCGCGGCGCCTTCCCCCGCCACCACCTCCTCGTGGACATCGACGACGGCTACGTGGACCCGGAGGTGGCCTGCCACGTCGTGGAGGGTCTGGAGCGGATCGGCGCCTCGGGCGTGATCCTGGAGGACCAGAAGCGGCCCCGCCGCTGCGGCCACGCCGACGGCAAGCAGGTCCTCCCGCTGGAGGAGTACCTGGAGAAGCTGGAGATGGTGCTCGCGACCCGCCGGGACCTGGTCGTGGTGGCGCGCACGGACGCGACGGAGGAGGAGGACATCCTGCTCCGGGCGGAGCGGCTGGCCGCCACGGACGCCGACGTCGTCCTGGTGGACGGCGTCCGCAGCGTGGAGTGGATGCGGCGGATCCGCGCGGCGGTCGGTGACAAGCCGCTGCTGTTCAACCAGATCGCGGGCGGCAAGTCGCCCCGGCTGTCGCTGGGCGAACTGACCGAGCTCGGCATGGACGTGGCGATCTACAGCACCCCGTGCCTGTTCGCCGCGCACGCCGCGATGGAGTCGGCGCTGCTCGAACTCAAGGCCACCGACGGCCGTCTGCCCGCCGTGGACCCCGCGCAGGGGATCGGCGTGGCGGCGTCCACGAGGCTGCTGGAGCGGAACATCGCCCGCCACCACCCGGAGCCCGAGACGGTCGGCGCATGA
- a CDS encoding TcmI family type II polyketide cyclase, whose protein sequence is MHSTLIVARMETHSAAEVAKLFGAFDTTEMPHRMGTRRRQLFSYRGLYFHLQDFDGEDGGERIEEAKTDPRFVAISDDLKPLITAYDPATWRSPADAMAHRFYHWAAR, encoded by the coding sequence ATGCACAGCACGTTGATCGTGGCCCGGATGGAAACCCACTCGGCCGCGGAGGTCGCGAAGCTGTTCGGCGCGTTCGACACCACGGAGATGCCGCACCGGATGGGAACCCGGCGCCGCCAACTCTTCTCGTACCGCGGCCTGTACTTCCATCTGCAGGACTTCGACGGCGAGGACGGCGGCGAACGCATCGAGGAGGCGAAGACCGACCCCCGGTTCGTCGCCATCAGCGACGACCTGAAGCCGCTCATCACCGCCTACGACCCGGCCACCTGGCGCTCCCCCGCCGACGCCATGGCGCACCGCTTCTACCACTGGGCCGCGCGGTGA
- a CDS encoding beta-ketoacyl-[acyl-carrier-protein] synthase family protein translates to MSAPHGRRVVITGIGVTAPRGVGVKDFWSLLTDGRSATRRISFFDPSPFRSQVAAEVDFDAELLGLSSQEIRRMDRAAQFAVVTAREAMADSGLDFGTLDPHRTGVTIGSAVGATTGLDEEYRTVSDSGRLDLVDHTYAVPHLYNYLVPSSFAVEVAWAVGAEGPATVVSTGCTSGLDAVGYATELIREGSADVMVAGAADAPISPITVACFDAIKATTPRNDDPEHASRPFDRTRDGFVLGEGSAVFVLEELDSARRRGAHIYAEVAGYATRSNAFHMTGLRPDGREMAEAIRVALDEARLDPHDVDYVNAHGSGTYQNDRHETAALKRGLGTHAHRVPVSSIKSMVGHSLGAIGSIEIAASALAMEHHVVPPTANLHTPDPECDLDYVPLTARDWRTDAVLTVGSGFGGFQSAMVLARPGRSET, encoded by the coding sequence GTGAGCGCGCCGCACGGCCGGCGGGTCGTCATCACCGGAATCGGCGTCACCGCGCCGCGGGGCGTGGGCGTCAAGGACTTCTGGAGCCTGCTGACCGACGGCCGCAGCGCCACCCGCCGGATCAGCTTCTTCGACCCGTCGCCCTTCCGCTCGCAGGTCGCCGCGGAGGTCGACTTCGACGCCGAACTCCTCGGGCTGAGCAGCCAGGAGATCCGACGGATGGACCGGGCCGCGCAGTTCGCCGTGGTGACGGCGCGCGAGGCGATGGCCGACAGCGGGCTGGACTTCGGCACCCTGGACCCGCACCGCACCGGCGTGACGATCGGCAGCGCGGTCGGCGCGACCACGGGGCTGGACGAGGAGTACCGCACGGTCAGCGACAGCGGCCGGCTCGACCTCGTGGACCACACCTACGCCGTCCCGCACCTCTACAACTACCTGGTGCCCAGCTCCTTCGCCGTCGAGGTGGCGTGGGCGGTGGGCGCCGAGGGCCCGGCCACGGTGGTCTCCACCGGCTGCACCTCCGGGCTGGACGCGGTGGGCTACGCCACCGAGCTGATCCGCGAGGGCTCGGCCGACGTGATGGTGGCCGGCGCGGCGGACGCCCCCATCTCACCGATCACCGTCGCCTGCTTCGACGCGATCAAGGCGACCACCCCGCGCAACGACGACCCGGAGCACGCCTCCCGCCCCTTCGACCGGACCCGGGACGGATTCGTCCTGGGCGAGGGATCGGCCGTCTTCGTCCTGGAGGAGCTGGACAGCGCCAGGCGCCGCGGCGCGCACATCTACGCCGAGGTCGCCGGCTACGCCACCCGGTCCAACGCCTTCCACATGACGGGCCTGCGCCCCGACGGGCGGGAGATGGCCGAGGCGATCCGCGTCGCCCTCGACGAGGCCCGGCTCGACCCGCACGACGTCGACTACGTCAACGCGCACGGCTCGGGCACCTACCAGAACGACCGGCACGAGACCGCCGCCCTCAAGCGCGGCCTGGGCACGCACGCCCACCGGGTGCCCGTCAGCTCGATCAAGTCGATGGTCGGCCACTCGCTGGGCGCGATCGGCTCGATCGAGATCGCGGCGAGCGCGCTCGCGATGGAGCACCACGTGGTGCCGCCGACCGCCAACCTGCACACGCCCGACCCCGAGTGCGACCTGGACTACGTGCCGTTGACGGCACGCGACTGGCGGACCGACGCCGTGCTCACGGTGGGCAGCGGCTTCGGCGGCTTCCAGAGCGCGATGGTGCTGGCCCGTCCCGGAAGGAGCGAGACATGA
- a CDS encoding TerC family protein has protein sequence MPDVPLWLWLAFAAVVIGSLAVDLLAHRDTHVIGFREAALWSGFWVGLAVVFAGLVFGVLGTTAGVEYTTAWLLEKSLSVDNLFVFALIFGYFKVPRPYQHRVLFFGVLGALVFRGIFLAAGVAVVTRFSAVLFVFAAILLYSVYKILRGEDEEFDPGRSLAVRLLGKVVPVREEYSGARFLVREAGRRVATPLLAVVVAIEAADLVFAVDSVPAVLAVSDDPFIVYSSNAFAILGLRALYFMLAGLLDRFHYLSKGLAVILAFIAVKLILQAAHKTISHSVPEIPSLVSLAVIVAVLAGSVVLSRLRPPPADPAGSRTDPGAEG, from the coding sequence GTGCCCGACGTACCGCTGTGGCTGTGGCTCGCGTTCGCCGCTGTCGTGATCGGGTCCCTGGCGGTCGACCTGCTGGCCCACCGCGACACGCATGTGATCGGCTTCCGGGAGGCCGCGCTGTGGAGCGGGTTCTGGGTCGGCCTCGCGGTGGTCTTCGCCGGCCTGGTCTTCGGCGTGCTCGGCACCACGGCGGGCGTGGAGTACACCACCGCCTGGCTGCTGGAGAAGAGCCTGTCGGTCGACAACCTGTTCGTCTTCGCCCTGATCTTCGGCTACTTCAAGGTGCCGCGCCCCTACCAGCACCGGGTGCTGTTCTTCGGCGTCCTGGGCGCGCTGGTCTTCCGCGGGATCTTCCTGGCGGCGGGCGTGGCGGTGGTCACCCGGTTCTCCGCGGTGCTGTTCGTCTTCGCGGCCATCCTGCTGTACAGCGTCTACAAGATCCTGCGGGGCGAGGACGAGGAGTTCGACCCGGGGCGCAGCCTGGCCGTGCGGCTGCTGGGCAAGGTCGTCCCGGTCCGCGAGGAGTACAGCGGGGCGAGGTTCCTGGTCCGGGAGGCGGGCCGGCGCGTCGCCACGCCGCTGCTCGCGGTGGTCGTCGCCATCGAGGCGGCCGACCTGGTGTTCGCCGTGGACAGCGTGCCCGCGGTGCTGGCGGTCAGCGACGACCCGTTCATCGTCTACAGCAGCAACGCCTTCGCCATCCTCGGCCTGCGCGCGCTGTACTTCATGCTGGCCGGGCTGCTGGACCGCTTCCACTACCTGAGCAAGGGCCTGGCGGTCATCCTGGCGTTCATCGCGGTGAAGCTGATCCTTCAGGCCGCGCACAAGACGATCAGCCACAGCGTGCCGGAGATCCCCTCCCTGGTCAGCCTGGCGGTGATCGTCGCCGTGCTGGCGGGGTCGGTCGTCCTGAGC